One window from the genome of Perca fluviatilis unplaced genomic scaffold, GENO_Pfluv_1.0 PFLUV_unplaced_scaf_124, whole genome shotgun sequence encodes:
- the LOC120555043 gene encoding piezo-type mechanosensitive ion channel component 1-like translates to MGLYASVVLVIGKFVREFFSGISHSIMFEELPCVDRILKLCTDVFLVRETGELELEEELYAKLIFLYRSPETLIKWTRR, encoded by the exons ATGGGTCTGTACGCGTCGGTGGTTTTGGTGATCGGGAAGTTTGTGCGCGAGTTCTTCAGCGGGATCAGTCACTCCATCATGTTCGAGGAGCTGCCGTGTGTCGACCGCATCCTCAAACTCTGTACCGACGTCTTCCTG gtgagagagacaggggagCTGGAGTTGGAGGAGGAGCTTTACGCCAAACTGATCTTCCTTTATCGCTCGCCAGAGACTCTGATCAAATGGACCCGACGCTAA